TATTCTTGTTAGGCTACCAACCAGATTGATCCTAGGATTATTTCGAGCTTTGAGGCTGACAAAGACTTCAAATCAATGAATTGAAATTGATACTTTAAACCAGGAGATTACGATGAATCAGGCATATCGTGACGCGGTCACCAAGATGGAAGAAATGAAGGTCCAGGAGGAATATATTCTTGGCTGGCAGGGTGGTTTTCTGGGGCATCCGCAACGTGAAGAGCAGCGTCTCACAGACGCTTACGAAGCGGGCTACGAAGACGGCAGTGCCAAAACTACCGACAATTTTGCCAACTGGGTCGAATCCTAAGTCTCAAAAACAACGAGCCCGGACAGCGATCGTTTCAGCGCCGATTCAATTTCAGGGGCCTCCCTGCCAATTATATAGTCAGGGATCCAGCGCTTATCGCGCTCACCCATGGTCGCTTTGACGCGGTCCCCAAGGCAACAGCGCATCGCGAAACTGCCGCCCTCCAACTCGTCGAATCCATAACCCGCGTAGTCTGACGAGCGCCGATTCATCTTGTCGATAAAATCAGCCTGGTATTCGCCCTCGCCCTGCACGTCGATGCGACTATCTTCAAGCATGCGTGCTAAATCCTTGACCAGGCAATTTATAAACTCGATGCGCTGATCCTGGCTAGCCTTTGGATAGATCCAGCGATCACAGAAATGCACCAGGTAACAGACCATTTCCTCCATGATATCGATGCGCTGATATTGCGTCGTGGTTTCGAAATTCTCGTTTTCCAGGTTCAGCACGACGTTAGCAGCGAGCTTAAAAATCGTCGCGCCAATCGCGTTCGCCATTTGTGCAGCCGACCTCGGCCTCTCGCCCTGGTTCCAGCTTTTCTTGACTCGTACCATGTTAATTGGGTTTCCGGTACTAACCTCAATGGGCTGCCAGCCACTCGATCACATGGCGTAATAGTGCGTCTTCATGCCCCTGAAAAAAATGATTGGCACCATCCACACGCACCTGCAAATACTGACGACCCGATTGTTTTTTTCCTGCCATGGCTCGCTGGTCAACAGAATTAAGCACCGGTTCAAGATCTTCGCTGCCGTACAAATCCAATACTGGAACCCGGACCTTTGCAAGTGCCTCGAGGATATCGAAGAAAGCGTTTTCGGCATCCATACCGATAATAACCAGTGAGACGACCTCATCGGGATCGTTTCGCGACAGGTAATAATTTGCCATCGACGCACCCATGCTGTGGGCGACGATAGTGACTTTTTTATAGCCGTTGTCATCCAGGTAATCGAGAGCCGCTTCGAAACGTCCGGGCACCTCGGGAAACAGCAGTCCATATTCTCCTTCATCCGCATCGTTGGCCAGAATCGGCATTTGCACCGATAGCGTCGTAATCTCCTGTTCGAGCAAACCCGCCCGCAGGGGATAAATCACATCGGGCCAGTTAGGATGCACGCCGATACCATGCACCAGGATTACCGCGCGATCCAAGTTCTTATCACCCTCGGTTACAATGCCCAGGAACTCATGCCCGCTGTCGTCGAGCAACCAAATTTCATCCCCGTCCAGCAAACCGTCGATCACCTGTTCTGCCCAGCGGCTTTCCTTGGCAATATCGGAATTGGTTGCACCCACAGGTGTAAACCAGGTTGCCAGCAATAGCAGCAACAACAGGTACATGGATTTCATAACTCTCGCCTGGATCATCTTACCTCCATACTAAGATACTGATTAATATGCAATTATCACGCATTACCGCGTGCATGATACCGTTAATCGATGGTTTAAACCCTATCCAATATGGGTATCCCGGCCACCCATTGACTGGGCTAACGGGGAAGATCACTAAGCCCCGGTTTCGGTTAAAATTGGCTGTGTTCATTCAGCGAGCATGATCATGGTAAAGACAATTTTCGAAGTAAAACCGGGCAGCTTTATATTCGAAAAGGCCGAGGCTCTGCCATCAGACGTGTGTACCGAAATGATCAGTCGATTCGAAAAGTACAGCGCCGAACAATATCCGGGGCGCATAGGCCAGAACGTTGATCATGATGACTCAATCAAGCGCTCCACCGACCTGGTGTTAAGCGGTAAACCTCACTGGCAGGACCTCGATCGTGAACTGTTCAGATCACTCAATCATGCGCTCGCGGAATTCAAAAAGTCCTATGCCTTTTTCGAGGGGCCATTCAAGGACATGGGCTACGCGATTCAGCGCACCTACCCAGGCGAGTTCTACCATTGGCACATCGACGGCGGCAGCCATGAATTTACAATGCGACAACTGGTTGCGATCTGGTATCTGAATACCCTCGATCAACAGGGCGGGGAGACCGAGTTTCGATACCAGGATGTCAAAATCAGCCCGGAGGCCGGCAAGCTGGTGTTATTCCCGCCATTCTGGACCCATCTGCACCGCGGTAACAGGCTCGATTCGGGCAGCAAGTATATAGCGACCACCTGGGTCGTATTCGCCTGAGTCGATAAGGATTTTTTCAGGTTCATTGATGACGAAATACTCAAAGGCACTGGGCTTGAACATTGACCAGGTTAACAAGTCTGAAGATAGCACCTGCTCCATGCTGGCGGAACCGGTAGAGGCGTAATGTTGCTTGCGCTCGCGGCAATCATCGAGTACCCCGTATTACCCGGGTGGCAACTATCGACCACGGCCTGGTTATTCATAATATTCACCTGAACCTCGATGGCGGCGATGACGATCAGGGCCGTGACCGGTGAACGTGGTTTAAGTTGCGAGGGTCCAATCGCCAACAAGCACGTCTACATTTTCTATGCGATGGCCACGGTTGCCATCTTTCCGGCCATCGCACTACTGATCTATGGCCTGTTAAAGGCCTTGTAATCGGGATGCCGGAGTAATCCATCGAAGCCCGGGTCGGCGGTTAAAGAAACACGGGCCAGGTCAACTCGCCTAGTGATCAAGAATTTCGTTGCCCTGTATTTCACCATCGGTATTGATACGAATTCTCCGGGTACCGGGCCTACGACTAAGAATATAGGCACACATCATCAATGCGAATTCCTGATCCTTCTTTTGCATTGCCGTTAACAGCTTGTCGGCCACTATTTGGCAACGTTGCTCCAGATCCGGATCGGGCACCCACCAGCGGCTCATTTGCCAACCGCAGTTCATGTCGCGATCCATTTTGTCGAATAACTCGACTGCCTCGAGGGCAAGCGTTTCTGGCACATCGAGGTCATAACTCTTATCATCGATCTCAACAGTGATATTCATACGGCTTTCTCAATAACGATGTTAGTAATAATTCCAGACCTGTTAAATTCTGCCCAACTAAATGCGGTTTGTTCCGTGCTGCGTCAGGGTGATTTCGTCGATGGCAAGCTAAGCGCCGGTAAAGACGCGCAGGCCATAAAAAACAACCAGGAGCTTGCGCCGGACGAGGACCGTTTTAATGCACTGAATAACGTCATCATGACCGAGCTGGTGCAAAACCCGATCTATCTGCAGACCGCCATGCCGGCACGAATAGCTGCCCCAATCTATGCACGCTATGAACCCGGCATGGCCTACGGCGGCCACATCGACGATCCGATCATGGGGCCACCAGGTTCAAGATATCGTTCCGATATATCGATCACCATTTTCCTGAACGGGCCCGACGAATACGAAGGCGGCGAGCTCTGTATTGAGTCGCCCAACGGCAACAGGAAAATCAAGCTTGCGGCCGGACATGCCATACTCTACCCATCTACCAGTTACCACTCGGTAAGCCAGGTAACCGCGGGAGAACGCCTGGTGGCGATAACCTGGGTACAAAGCCATATTCGACGCGCCGATCAGCGTGAAATACTGATACAACTCGATCAGGCCCGTGAATCACTCTCTGAAAACTCCAGCAGTCACACCCATCACCAGGTTAATCTTTGCTATGCCAACCTGTTTCGCATGTGGGCGGAATCCTAGACGTCATCAACGATGCGAGCCTTTCTCTGCATGCGCCATGTCGACCAGTTTTGTCGCCAGCTCGTCATAGGTACGCTTTTGTTTCGCCAGCTCCGAATCACCTTCGGGGTCGTAGTAATCCTCGGCTGAAAACTTGCCGGCCTGTTCGATTTCGATAAACTGGCGCTGCAATTCCAGCATCTGCTTAATGACTTCCTGTTTTTCACTCATTAGGTTTTCCTCGCTTAATCTATTATCCGGTGTGGCTGCTGCCTAGTAGCCGCCTTTCCTGCGACTTTCGGGCAGGCCGGCAATTCTACCACCCTGTTTACTTGGATCCCCCGGGAATAAATCATAAAGCGTCTTGGCATTGATTGATTTATCGCCCCAGGCACTGGCCATCGCTTTAACCAGATTCCGGGTGTTGGGCTGGTTACCCGCGTTATTGATATATTCGTCACGCAAATGATTGATCAGGTCCCAGTGCCGCTCAGCGAGTTCCAGTTTCTCCTGCTCGGCAAGAACCCTGGCGACAGATTCAGACCAGTCCTCGACATTTTCCAGAAATCCCGTCGCCGTGGTCGGAATCTCGTTACCATCTACATTAATGCTCATACTTTCAACCTCAAAATACTCTCCTGGTTTGCAAATTATTCCTGAACGTTGTTTACCGGGTCTATTCCCTTGTGTGGCACAAACAGGCCACAGCCTAGTATCTGGTCCTCGCCCAGCCCCCTCTGCTGCAGCATTACGGATTCTTCGGGTTCAAGGTCGGCAACCAGCAGCGCCCTGGTAAAAATTGTTTCATCGGCCGTGCGTATTTCGCCCGTCTTGCCGCAAATCATTTTGGATACCCTGATATTCATCGCGTTTAGCAGCTCAGCGACCTGGGCCAGGAAGTCAGCTTCCGATTGGTCGCGGTCACAGCATACTGCGCGCGCATAAAGCGTGCTGATCGTCGATAGCTTGCGAATTGCACTTTCACCAACCGCCAGCTGCTGAGAACCGATGTGCAGCGTTTTATCAGTGATCCTGGCAACCTCGTCGCTGTCGTCTCGATGCACCCGTATTGCGAGGCGAGCGCGACGTGACAATGGCAGCTCGGCACCAATTTGATCGGGTCGATTCCAGCCGTTCCCGGAACCTGCCATACGCACGCCGTGTACCCCTATCTTGTTGTAAGTATCACTTTTTAAATGCAACTGCAGCGCTTCCGACAGCGCAAAGGCATGGTCTATATCGAGACTGGTGCCTCGCAGTTTGAATACCAGGTCATACACATCGTCGGGTACCTGGAACTCGTTTTCGGATTCGTTATCATCGCGCCAGAACATCATAGTAATCCTGTATGCCTATGCTTTCAGGCCGGAGCCCTTGTCGATATCTATCGCGTCGTAGTAGCGTGCCCGATAAACCAGTCGTGGCGGCTGGTCAGCCCCATCATGAAAAGACTGGCGCCCGTGCAGGATATTATTGCAAACGATTCCCTGCTGCGCCTCGAGCCTGATTTCTGTCATCGCGTTACTATCCATCAGAATTTCACGCACCAGGTTTAGCGCGCTTACGCTCAGCCGGTCGGTCTTCCAGACGATATTGTGTGGACGGGAGGTATAGCGCATATTCAGTACACAGGTACCGGGCTGCAGCGAAAACACCGGCCCGGTTTCTTCCGTACGAATAATCCGGTTACCCTGAACATTTGCCGGTACGCACATCACATCATCGCACATCAGCGCCTTGAGCAGATCAGGCGCCCGATCCCTGATCAGGAGGTACATCATCTCGTGATCAAACAGGAAGTTACCGCCACCGCGCGCGGATTGATTTACACAATACAGTGCGAAGGCGTTGATTCGACGACCATCAGGATTGTAGTAACCATCCGTATGCCAATTCATTCCGCGGTTGGAATAGGGGATATATTGTGAACGATGATCGGATTCACTAACCACCTGAAGCGACGTGACTTTATCCTCGTCCGCACCCAGGTTGATATCCAGATCCTGCAGTCCAAATTGCCGATTAAGTGTCAGGAACCCTGATTTTCCCAGCTCACCTGCCGACTCAAAAATGACGAAATTAAAGGCCGTTACCTGTCGCCTAATTTGGTCCAGCATCGACTGCGGCAAAATTGAAGCATGATCCAGCGGATAGACCATAGTGGCATCCATTTCCTGTCGATAGCGTAACTTGCGCTCGCGCCAGGCCTGATACGCTCCTTCGTTTTCGAGCAGAAAAGGCGAATTGTCGTCGCAGTTGTTGAGTGCGGCAGTTATTTGGTCTAATGTTGCGTTCAATTCGGGTCCAGGCGGTTACATATAAATGGCTGAAACAGGCCTGATTCTATTACACGCGGGACCCGATTGGAGCATCCCATCGGTAGGGGTTAAATTACTAGTTGGGCTGAACTTGTAAGTCCCTGATTTATATTAATATTGTTGGACATTCCCATGGCATGGGAATAGTGCGAATCAGGCATGGAAAATTTACCTATCTCGTTGGGGATAAGTTTCGAAATTACTGCACCCCAAGCGGGGGATAGCTCGATGCGGTTAATTCTACCAAACTAGTGCATACACCAGTATTCCACCGGGTAACTTAAGGGCATATTTCGGCATTGTTTCAGAATTTCCTGGGAACCAATGTCGGGAATCGTTAAAACTGATAAACGGGAACATCACTATTATGGCAAAAAAAGTACATGTCACCCCAATGCTCGACGAGCTCGAGAATGGCCCCTGGCCCAGTTTCGTTTCCGGAATCAAGCGCCTGCGAGATGAACACGATGACAAGCGTATCAGTGGTGTTGCCAACTCCCTGCTCGGGCAGCTGGAACATTCTTACGAAACCCGCAAAGGTTACTGGAAAGGCGGCACGGTCAGTGTTTATGGCTACGGTAGCGGCATCATTCCGCGTTTTTCCGAGGTCGCCCATGCTTTCGAGGAATCGAAGGAATTTCACACGCTGCGGGTTCAGCCCCCCGCCGGTAACTACTACACCACGGACATGCTACGCCAGCTTGGCGATAGCTGGGAAAAATACGGCTCGGGCCTGGTAACCTTCCATGGTCAAACCGGCAACATCATGTTTATCGGCGCCTCGACCGAAAACACCCAGCATTTCTTCAACGAAATCAACGAGTACGGTTTTGACCTGGGTGGCGCGGGTCCCTGTGTTCGCACCGGCATGTCCTGCGTCGGCGCCGCTCGCTGTGAGCAGTCCTGTGCTGACGAAATGCGCATTCACCGCACCCTGTTAAATAATTTCACCGATGACGTGCATCGTCCGGCGCTGCCCTATAAGTTCAAGTTCAAGGTTTCCGGTTGCGGCAATGACTGCATGAACTCGATCGAGCGTTCCGACTTTGCGATTATCGGTACCTGGCGCGATGATATGAAGGTCGACCAGGAAGCATTCAAGGACTATGTTGCCAAGAAGGGGCGACAGCACACGATCGATAATATCATTACACGCTGCCCTACCAACGCCCTGTCGCTTAACGATGACGATACGCTCGAGGTTGATAACCGCAACTGCGTACGCTGCATGCACTGTCTCAACGTGGTGCCGAAAGCGCTGTCTCCCGGAGACGATAAAGGTGTCACGATTTTAATGGGCGGCAAGCGCACCCTCAAAATTGGCGACCTGATGGGCACCGTGATCGTGCCTTTCATGAAACTCGAAGATGAAGAAGACTTCGAAGCCTTGACTGAACTCGCCGAAGAGGTCATCGACTTCTGGGCCGAAAACGGTCTCGAGCACGAACGCTGTGGCGAAATGGTAGAGCGCATCGGTCTGGTTAATTTCCTCGAAGGCATCGGCGTCGAAGTCGATCCGAACATGATCTCGGAAACCCGCACCAGTTCCTACGTGCGCATGGACGACTGGGATATCGAAGCCAAGAAATGGTTCGACCGCAAGGCCGAACAAAAACAAGCGTCGTAAACAAGAATTTACAGAGGTTTTCACTATGTTTTTTGAGACTAACGCATGAGCTCGCTAATGGAAGGACAACGGACCCCGATTGAATCCGGATGCCCCGATGGATTTCAGTACATGCATCCCACCATGCGAAAAAATTATGGTAACTGGGCGTACCATGAAGACCCCCGTCCCGGCGTGCTCAAACACACGGCACACGGAGGTGATGCGATCTACACCGTGCGCGCCGGCACCCAGCGCATTCTCGACGTCTTTACGCTGCGCAAGCTGTGTGAAATCGGCGACAAGTTTGCCGAGGGATACGTGCGTTTTACAATTCGCAGTAACATCGAGTACATGGTTACCGACGGCAGCAAGGTCGAGCCATTGATTGCGGCACTCGAAAAAGAAGGTTTCGTGGTGGGTGGCACCAAGAACTCGGTTGCGATGATTTCACATACCCAGGGATGGCTGCATTGCGATATTCCCGGCACTGACGCCTCCGGTGTGGTCAAGTCGATGATGGACGAACTGATCGAGGAATTTAAAAACTGGAACATGCCAAACCGTGTTCATATCACGACCTCCTGTTGCCAGATCAATTGTGGTGGCCAGGGCGATATCGCGATCAACATCCAGCATACCAAGCCGCCCAAAATCAATCATGACCTGGTTGCCAACATCTGTGAACGCCCGTCGGTCGTGGCTCGCTGCCCGGTGGCGGCAATCCGCCCCGCGCTCGTTAATGGCAAGCCGTCACTCGAAGTGGACGAAAAGAAATGTATTTGCTGCGGCGCCTGCTACCCGCCCTGCACACCGATGCAAATCAACGATCCCGAGCACACCAAGCTCGCGATCTGGGTGGGTGGCAATCACTCCAACGCCCGCAGCAAGCCAACCTTCCAGAAGCTGGTTGCTGCAGGGATACCGAACAATCCGCCACGCTGGCCCGAGGCGACTGCTATCGTCAAGAAGATTCTGCAGACCTACAAGGACAATGCACGCGACTGGGAACGCCTCAACGACTGGATCGAACGCATTGGCTGGCCGCAATTTTTTGAATTAACCGAACTTCCGTTCACCAAGTTCCATGTCGATAACTGGCGCGGTGCGCGACATTCGCTTAACGCATCAACCCATATCCGATTCTAAAGAGGTCGTTGCGTGAAATTTGCAATCATGGTCAACGAAGGCCCGTACACACACCAGGCTTCTGATTCAGCTTACCACTTCACCGAGGCGGCGCTGCGAGCGGGACATGAAATCGTGCGTGTTTTCTTTTATCACGACGGTGTCTATAACGGCACCCGGTTGAGTGTACCGCCGCAGGATGATCGCAATGTCAGCGAACGCTGGAGCGCACTGGGACAACAACACGATCTCGAGTTAATCCTGTGCGTCGCGGCGGCCCAACGGCGCGGTTTGCTGGATGAAGATGAAGCCAAACGTGCGGGCAAGGACACCAGCAACATGGCGCCGGGTTTTCAGATCTCTGGACTGGGTCAATTGATCGATGCCGGCATCCAGGCAGATCGCACGATTGTGTTTGGCGATTAGTCATGGCAACGAAGAAATTTCTATACGTTAACCGCAAGGCCCCGCACGGCTCAATCTATGCGCATGAATCACTTGAAGTGGTTTTGATCGGAGCGGCATTCGAGCAGGACGTCAGCCTAGCTTTCATCGACGACGGGGTTTACCAGCTCATGCAAAACCAGGACACCGGCGAAATCGGCAGCAAGAATTTTGCCCCGACCTTCCGGGCTCTTGGCGATTACGATGTCAGCCAAATTTACGTCGAGCGTGAATCATTGGAACTGCGTGGCCTCAGCATTGAAGACTTGCTGCCGTTGACCTATGAAGATGAAGACGACGACTGGGCAGAGAAGGATTCAATCCATGTCGTCAGCAGCGACGAGCTGGCCGGGATTATCGAACAACAGGATGTCATCCTGAGTTTTTAGTGGGAACGAAATGTCTGTATTGCACATCGTGAATAAATCACCCTTTGATCGCAACGCGCTCGATACTTGCCTGCGCCTCGCGAAGGCGGATAGCGCGATTTTATTGATCGAAGATAGCATTTACGCGGTACGAAAAAATTCGGCATCAACGGAAAAGATGCAGCAGGCACTCGCCAGTCACCAGATCTACGCATTGAAGCCTGATCTTCACGCGCGGGGAATAAGCCCCGAAAATATTATCGACGGAATTTCACTGGTCGACTACGACGGCTTCGTAAAACTGACAACCGAATACGACAAGCTGCAGTCATGGCTGTGACTGTGGAATTACATTAAACATGGCAGAGGTAGAAAATGACTATTGAACTAGGCGGCAATTCCTACGAGACAGATGAAGAAGGATATCTCGTCAACCTGAGTGATTGGAGTGATGAACTCGCAAACGAAATGGCAAAAGCCGACGGCGCCGTGCTCGACGATAATCACTGGGAAGTGATCAATTTCCTACGTGACTATTACGAGGAATACCAGATTGCACCGGCGGTTCGTGTCTTGACCAAGGCGGTGGGTAAAAAACTCGGCAAAGACAAGGGTACCAGCAAGTACCTGTATGAACTGTTTCCTTACGGGCCGGCCAAGCAGGCCTGTAAGTACGCGGGTCTGCCCAAACCTACCGGCTGCGTCTAAGCTGCGCAGGGCTTATCGTTGGCAAAGGGAGCCACTCCCTTTGCCTTTGATTTAGCAAGCCGGGAGATGACGTGTCCATGTCATTGCTGACGATTGCATTTACGCTGTTATTTTATTTCGCAAGCGCGACGATCCTGATCGGACTAGCCTATCACATCAGGCTTTACGCCGTCACACCAGCCCCACTACGGATTCCAACTACGCCGGCACCGACAACCGCTGCGGGCGTCTTCAGGCGCATGTTCTTTGAGGTAACACTTTTTAATAGCCTGTTCAAATCGAACAAGTGGATCTGGTTGTTCGGCTGGGTATTTCACGCGGCCCTGTTATTCGTGCTGTTGCGTCACCTGCGTTACTTTACCGATCCGGTCTGGTCCTGGGTTGCGTTGATTCAACCCATTGGCAGCTACGCCGCCTTTGCCATGGTTGCCGGCCTCGCGGGCCTCTGGGCACGCCGCTTCCTGGTCGATCGGGTACGCTATATCTCGACACTGTCCGACCATTTAATGCTCGCCCTGCTGGTCGCGATCGGAATCACCGGTCTCGGCATGAAATACGTGGCGCATACCGACATAGTTGCGGTAAAGGCATTCTTCCTTGGCCTGATGTACTTCGACTGGCAGCCGATGCCGAGCGATTTTCTGCTTAACCTGCACCTGTTGCTGGTCGCGCTGCTGATGATTATCTTCCCGTTCAGCAAGTTGCTGCATGCACCGGGAGTATTCTTCAGCCCGACCCGTAATCAAATCGATAACCCGCGTGAAAAACGGCATTTGCCGACACACGAATCGGCCGCCGTCAAACGGGTAGGTCAGGCCGGGTAGTTATCGTGGCAGAATTCGAAACCCCGTCCCTTAAGCCCTACCCCGAGATCCCGCCGATTGAAATCGGCGCCATGGCGCACAGTAAACCCTACGTTGCCAAGGAAGATCTGCAACAGAAAATTGGTTTCCCCGGCGAGCTTGTCGACAACTGGGAACAGGTTGCAATCGATAAAATGGGTGAGTTGGTCAATAACTCAAGGGCGTTGCGCGTGTTTCTCGACAGCTGTGTCAAATGCGGTGCCTGTACCGATAAATGTCACTACTACCTCGGAACCTCGGACCCCAATAACATGCCGGTCGCACGCCAGGACCTGTTTCGCTCAGTTTATCGACGCTATTACACACTGGCCGGTAAATACCTCCCGGGCCTGGTGGGAGCGCGTGATATGGACCAGGGCGTCATCGACGAATGGTATAGTTATTTTCACCAGTGCTCGCAATGTCGGCGCTGCTCGGTTTACTGCCCCTACGGCATTGATACCGCCGAAATTTCGATGGCCGCACGCGAGATCATGGACACCATTGGTGTCGGCCAGAAATACTGCAATGAAATTATCGGCAAAGCACAAACCATCGGTAATAACCTCGGCCTGCCCGAGCCTGCGCTGGCCGATACGCTCGAAGGCCTGGAAGAAGACATCGAGGAAGAAACTGGCGTCACGGTGCGCATGCCGCTTGACGAAAAAGGCGCCGATATTCTGCTGGTGACGCCGTCGGCTGATTTTTTTGCCGAACCCCACGTCGATGGCCTGATTGGCTATGCCAAGGTATTCCACCAGGCCGGATTGAGCTGGACGCTGTCCAGTTACGCCAGCGAGGCGGCCAATTTCGGCATGTTCATCGGCTCTTACGAAAACATGCAGGTACTGGCGCTGCGCATCCGTGAAGCCGCGCTGGAACTCGGTGTCAAGCGCATCATATTTGGTGAATGTGGTCACGCCTGGCGCGTTGCCTACAATTTTCTGAACACGCTCGCGGGCCCGTTCGATTTTCTCGACCCGAATTATCCGATGCCCCAGCATATCTGCGAAGTCACCTACGATTTACTGCAGCGCAAAGCGCTCAGGATGGATCCCTCGGCGAACGACGACATGGTGCTGACCTTTCACGATTCCTGCAATATTGCGCGCGGCTCGCGCATGGGCAATTTCGAAGGTGGACAGTTTGTCATTCCGCGCGAGGTTATCAAGGCCAGCTGCAACCATTTCGTTGACATGCCAGCGGATACCGTCAAGGAGGCCACCTTCTGCTGCGGCGGTGGCGGCGGCCTGTTGACCGACGACTTGGTCGAACTGCGCGTCAAGGGCGCCCTCCCCCGCATGGAGGCGTTGCAGCAGGTCGTGGAACACCATGGTGTCACCCACCTGGCGGCGATTTGCGCGATCTGCAAGAGCCAGTTCAGCAAGATCCTACCCTACTATGGGTTCGAGATGGACCAGGTGGTCAGCATTCACCAGTTAGTCAGTAACGCCATCCAGCTGGGTGGCGAACATTAGATTCAGATAGTTACCAGGAGAATTAAAATGGCAGCGTCAGAAGATGAAGTGAACAAAAAGCTCACCTTCAGGATATACGAGGACGGCGTGCATCGCTGGCGCTCGCTAGGCGAGAATATCTTTAACGAGGACACTTCCTACAAGTGCCCGACCTACGTACACCGGACACCACCCTGCCAGGGCAGCTGCCCCTCCGGAGAAGATGTCCGCGGCTGGCTCAATATCGTACGCGGGATCGAACTTCCGCCTGAAGGCGTCAGCATGTCCGAATACGCGTTTCGCCGCTCGACCGATGCCAATCCGTTTCCTTCCATGATGGGACGCGTTTGCCCGGCACCCTGCGAACAGGGCTGCAATCGAAACAACGTCGATGACTTCGTTGGTATCAATGCGGTCGAGCAGTATATTGGCGACACGGCCAAGAGCGAGGGTTACAATTTTGGCGAAATGCCCAGAGTCGGTAAACACCGGGTTGCCATTATCGGTGGCGGACCAGCCGGTCTGGCGGCGGCCTACCAGCTGCGGCGTAAGGGCATTGCCAGCACCATTATCGACGACCACGACGAGCTCGGCGGCATGTTTCGCTACGGCATACCCGGCTACCGAACCCCGCGCGAATTTCTTGATCATGAAATCAATCGCATCATGGAAATGGGTGATATCGACACCCGCATGGGCACGCGCGTGGGTCGCGATGTCACGATCGAGGAAATCGAAAAGGAATTTGACGCAGTGCTTTGGGCGATTGGCTGCCAGTCGGGCCGGGGGCTGCCACTGAAACATGGTGATGCCCCCAACTGTATCTCCGGCGTGGCGTTCCTCGAGGCCTTCAACAAGGGCGCACTGCAGGTTACCGCTGATCGCGTGGTTTGCGTTGGCGGTGGCGATACCTCGATCGACGTGGTATCGGTGGCGCGCCGCCTGGGAAAAATCGATTCACTGCCAAAAGAGCAGTTGACCGAGTTCGTTGTGGGCGGATTTACCGCCCATGACTCGGCGTACGCAGCCTCCCGTCAGGGCGCCGACGTTACGCTGACCTCGCTGTTCGAAAAAGCTGAA
This window of the Gammaproteobacteria bacterium genome carries:
- a CDS encoding NAD(P)-binding protein yields the protein MAASEDEVNKKLTFRIYEDGVHRWRSLGENIFNEDTSYKCPTYVHRTPPCQGSCPSGEDVRGWLNIVRGIELPPEGVSMSEYAFRRSTDANPFPSMMGRVCPAPCEQGCNRNNVDDFVGINAVEQYIGDTAKSEGYNFGEMPRVGKHRVAIIGGGPAGLAAAYQLRRKGIASTIIDDHDELGGMFRYGIPGYRTPREFLDHEINRIMEMGDIDTRMGTRVGRDVTIEEIEKEFDAVLWAIGCQSGRGLPLKHGDAPNCISGVAFLEAFNKGALQVTADRVVCVGGGDTSIDVVSVARRLGKIDSLPKEQLTEFVVGGFTAHDSAYAASRQGADVTLTSLFEKAEMTATEHEVEDALREGVRILDGVMPVEIIVNDEGRATALKLAKCTIENGAPTPVEGTEFEVECDLIVSAIGQGGNLSGIEEMGNERNLMDADKFFQHPHKPGHFVAGDIIHPHLLTTAIGHASIAADSIERYLGGAEFDKRPKVDVHHFNLLNKLKEVDLAPTEFEHEGTWGTADAKFAVHNYEDRGANEIISSERLYLSHFNYEARHLREQHGPDSEHVLGDFEERVKCLSEEEAVEEAGRCMSCGMCFECDNCVIYCPQDAVYRVKKDEKTMGRYVATDYTRCIGCHICADVCPTGYIDMALGDH